One window of Leptotrichia sp. oral taxon 498 genomic DNA carries:
- the opp1C gene encoding nickel/cobalt ABC transporter permease → MKKILKDRVALACLIILAIIVLLGIFAPVISSYNPLEGSLTQKFKSPSLKHLLGTDYLGRDTFTRLIYGVRSTLFLSVATMVPTILIGLIVGLISGYFRGIIDEILMRFCDVMMSFPSQVMILAIIGALGIGIKNVIIANIVVKWMWYARMIRGNVIRQNNKNFILFSRAIGAKTSYIFKKHIIPFIMPELIVLITLDMGWMILSISTLSFLGLGVQPPVPEWGAMLSEAKNVISTRPEQMLVPGLAIVITVAAFNLLGDSFKDNQ, encoded by the coding sequence ATGAAAAAAATATTAAAAGACAGGGTGGCGTTGGCGTGTTTGATTATACTTGCAATAATTGTACTTTTAGGTATTTTTGCACCAGTTATTTCGAGTTATAATCCGCTTGAAGGAAGTCTTACTCAAAAATTTAAAAGTCCGTCGCTAAAACATCTTTTAGGGACAGACTATTTGGGAAGAGATACCTTTACAAGATTAATTTATGGAGTAAGATCGACTTTGTTTTTATCAGTTGCAACAATGGTTCCAACAATTTTGATTGGACTAATTGTGGGGCTTATTTCAGGATATTTTCGAGGAATTATAGACGAAATTCTTATGAGATTTTGCGATGTAATGATGTCGTTTCCAAGTCAAGTAATGATTTTAGCTATAATTGGGGCCTTGGGAATAGGAATAAAAAATGTGATTATTGCGAATATTGTTGTGAAATGGATGTGGTATGCAAGAATGATACGTGGAAATGTAATCCGTCAAAATAATAAAAATTTCATTCTTTTTTCAAGAGCAATTGGAGCCAAAACATCATATATTTTTAAAAAGCACATTATTCCATTTATAATGCCAGAATTAATCGTATTAATTACACTGGATATGGGTTGGATGATTTTGAGTATATCGACCTTATCTTTTTTAGGATTGGGAGTACAACCGCCAGTTCCCGAATGGGGTGCAATGCTTAGTGAGGCCAAAAATGTAATTAGTACAAGACCAGAACAAATGCTAGTTCCAGGACTTGCTATCGTAATAACAGTTGCAGCTTTTAATTTATTAGGAGATAGTTTTAAGGATAATCAATAA
- a CDS encoding amino acid decarboxylase yields the protein MIKIKKLTGFMIFLLFGIIFISCGKPSKKDIIDKGYILEVGVSNEIDREFAEKIEHSPTYTIFKATEYKDSDIMVQNLKNGTVKAILSPMLSLGNSDYGYYPVYVDNKNYETVYLIYRKDIPNFLKNSFEKRDGFMLNNMEKYSKEKYKDRFSFFSNIEDFEKKIMANEWALVNIAGLELKNSKISIKLDKGNVVITGKNGKKYLGKYSLKNHRISFEIDNLNNLLEKWSELTNSDKDFLDDLSNADVITLMNSEQTLYIGVPESNLVFKKTSKNK from the coding sequence ATGATAAAAATTAAAAAATTGACAGGATTTATGATTTTTCTACTTTTTGGAATAATATTTATTTCCTGTGGAAAACCTTCAAAAAAAGACATAATAGACAAGGGATATATATTAGAAGTAGGTGTATCCAATGAGATTGACAGGGAATTTGCCGAAAAAATAGAGCATTCTCCCACTTATACTATTTTCAAAGCGACTGAATATAAGGACAGTGATATTATGGTGCAGAATCTCAAAAATGGAACAGTTAAAGCAATCCTTTCGCCTATGCTGTCGTTAGGAAATTCTGATTACGGCTATTATCCTGTCTATGTGGATAACAAAAATTATGAAACTGTATATCTCATATACAGAAAGGATATTCCCAATTTTTTGAAAAATAGCTTTGAAAAAAGGGACGGCTTTATGTTAAATAATATGGAAAAATATTCTAAAGAAAAATATAAAGACAGATTTTCATTTTTTAGTAATATTGAAGATTTTGAGAAAAAAATAATGGCTAATGAATGGGCTCTTGTAAATATTGCAGGGCTTGAACTTAAAAACAGTAAAATTTCAATAAAACTTGATAAAGGAAATGTTGTTATAACAGGAAAAAATGGGAAAAAATATTTGGGAAAATATTCTCTGAAAAATCACAGGATTTCTTTTGAAATAGATAATTTGAACAATCTGCTGGAAAAATGGAGCGAACTGACCAACAGTGATAAAGATTTTTTAGATGATTTAAGTAATGCCGATGTAATAACACTTATGAATAGCGAGCAGACTCTCTATATCGGAGTTCCTGAAAGTAATCTTGTATTCAAAAAAACATCAAAAAATAAATAA
- a CDS encoding replication-associated recombination protein A translates to MNLFDKAYENKKPLAFRYRPKSLDDFYGQEKLVGENGILRKIIERGNFMNAIFWGAPGTGKTTLAEIVAEKMNYHYEYLNAIKASVTDIKEISDKAHNRFHTNGQQTLLFLDEIHRFNKLQQDSLLQDLENGNIILIGATTENPYYNLNNALLSRCMAFEFKKLSEKDLLEILKNINEKEKIGISDEILKYISEIIEGDARQAINILELIANVGVDFTLDEVKEVLNTKKSYHKTEDKYNTVSAMIKSIRGSDPDAAVYWMAKMLSGGEDILYIARRLIILASEDIGLANPQALPIAVAGLNAIKEIGMPEARIILSEVAIYLAISPKSNSAYNAINSALKHIENEKIQEVPVHLTKVGKKDYKYPHNYENHYIDQVYMNEKIKFYEFGNNKFERAAAEYFKKIKNKIK, encoded by the coding sequence ATGAATTTATTTGACAAAGCATATGAAAATAAAAAGCCACTTGCGTTTAGATACCGTCCGAAAAGTTTGGATGATTTTTATGGTCAGGAAAAATTGGTTGGAGAAAATGGAATTTTGAGGAAGATTATTGAGCGCGGAAATTTTATGAATGCGATTTTTTGGGGAGCACCGGGAACGGGGAAGACGACTCTTGCGGAAATTGTTGCTGAAAAAATGAATTATCATTATGAATATTTGAATGCGATAAAGGCATCTGTGACTGATATAAAGGAGATTTCTGATAAAGCACACAACAGATTTCATACGAACGGACAGCAGACACTTTTGTTTTTAGATGAGATTCATAGATTTAATAAGTTGCAGCAGGATTCGCTTTTACAGGATTTAGAAAATGGAAATATTATTTTGATTGGTGCGACGACTGAAAATCCTTATTATAACTTGAATAATGCGTTGTTGTCACGATGTATGGCATTTGAATTTAAAAAATTGAGTGAAAAAGATTTACTTGAAATATTAAAAAATATTAATGAAAAAGAAAAAATTGGAATTTCAGATGAGATTTTGAAGTATATTTCAGAGATTATTGAAGGGGATGCGAGACAGGCTATAAATATTTTGGAATTAATTGCGAATGTTGGGGTGGATTTTACACTTGATGAAGTGAAGGAAGTGCTGAATACGAAAAAATCTTATCACAAGACGGAAGACAAGTATAACACGGTTTCTGCAATGATAAAAAGTATTCGTGGAAGTGATCCTGATGCAGCTGTTTACTGGATGGCAAAAATGCTCTCTGGTGGTGAAGATATTTTGTATATTGCAAGAAGACTTATAATTTTGGCATCTGAAGACATTGGGCTTGCAAATCCACAGGCGTTACCAATTGCCGTGGCAGGGCTTAATGCGATAAAGGAAATTGGAATGCCCGAAGCTAGAATCATCTTGTCTGAAGTGGCAATCTATCTTGCAATTTCTCCCAAGAGCAATTCAGCTTACAATGCTATAAATTCAGCACTCAAACACATTGAAAATGAAAAAATTCAGGAAGTTCCAGTTCATCTTACAAAAGTTGGTAAAAAAGATTATAAATATCCTCACAACTATGAAAATCACTATATTGATCAAGTCTATATGAATGAAAAAATAAAATTTTATGAATTTGGCAACAATAAATTTGAGAGGGCGGCTGCGGAATATTTTAAGAAAATAAAAAATAAAATAAAATAA
- a CDS encoding ABC transporter ATP-binding protein, which yields MNKEIKNKNNILLKASNITKSYTQKKFLKKFVKTVLNNVSLSLEQGKCLGIIGESGSGKSTLGRIITGIEKADSGIVEFEGKNIHQKENKDAKNDISIVFQNYVSSVNPRFSVAQIIAEPLIISSQVNKSKIDKKKIDEEVKKLIKIVGLSEEFLERFPNELSGGQLQRVCIARAIVTKPKFILLDEAVSSLDVSTQVEILDLLQKLKKEYNLSYIFITHDLLTITYICDSVIFFKDGKIEEKINDIRNLKNIKKDYSKRLLEAVIEF from the coding sequence ATGAATAAAGAAATAAAAAATAAAAATAATATTTTACTGAAAGCTTCGAATATTACAAAAAGTTATACACAGAAAAAGTTTCTGAAAAAATTTGTGAAAACTGTATTGAATAATGTTTCACTTTCGTTGGAGCAAGGGAAATGTCTTGGAATTATTGGTGAAAGCGGGAGTGGAAAAAGTACGCTTGGAAGGATAATTACTGGGATTGAGAAAGCAGATTCTGGCATAGTCGAATTTGAGGGGAAAAATATTCACCAAAAAGAAAATAAAGATGCAAAAAATGATATTAGCATTGTTTTTCAAAATTATGTTTCATCGGTAAATCCTAGATTTTCAGTTGCTCAGATTATTGCTGAACCGTTAATAATTAGTTCTCAAGTGAATAAAAGTAAAATTGATAAAAAGAAGATCGATGAAGAAGTGAAAAAATTGATAAAAATTGTGGGACTTTCGGAGGAATTTTTGGAAAGGTTTCCAAATGAATTGAGTGGCGGACAGCTTCAGAGAGTTTGTATAGCACGAGCAATTGTGACAAAACCGAAGTTTATTTTGTTGGATGAAGCTGTTAGTTCTCTTGATGTTTCTACACAAGTTGAAATTTTAGATTTATTGCAAAAATTGAAGAAAGAGTATAATTTATCGTATATATTTATAACTCACGATTTATTGACGATAACTTATATTTGTGATAGTGTAATATTTTTTAAAGATGGAAAAATTGAAGAAAAAATTAATGATATACGAAATTTGAAAAATATAAAAAAAGATTATTCTAAAAGATTGTTGGAGGCAGTAATAGAATTTTGA
- a CDS encoding DUF6683 family protein: MKTKFMKKIFLLSVLTLGFGISRQAYADYSDAFKNGIMQELLNITSSSQGNSYGKSSLTFTQDGSTDGLETLVASYPKSQHKEVRASLKQLYEAFPQVARSVGIPTNDLSSAVAAVIAGAYMAYNNISLNDDYVKPMANQFKAHLENSRFFDGMSNREKKSMYDQMVMVGMTLAVGQSLNQSNPNSQTTAQLREAGKQILEAILKVDADRVRITAQGISY, translated from the coding sequence ATGAAAACAAAATTTATGAAAAAAATATTTCTTTTAAGTGTTTTAACACTAGGATTTGGAATTTCAAGACAGGCTTATGCTGATTACAGCGATGCATTTAAAAATGGGATTATGCAGGAACTTCTGAATATAACTTCGTCTTCACAAGGTAATTCCTATGGAAAATCATCGCTCACTTTCACACAGGACGGAAGTACTGATGGACTGGAAACATTAGTTGCAAGTTATCCGAAAAGTCAACATAAAGAAGTAAGGGCATCATTAAAACAGCTGTATGAGGCTTTTCCACAGGTAGCACGTTCTGTAGGAATACCGACAAATGATTTGTCTTCAGCAGTAGCGGCTGTAATAGCAGGAGCATACATGGCATATAACAATATAAGTCTTAATGACGACTATGTGAAACCTATGGCAAATCAGTTCAAAGCTCATCTTGAAAATAGCAGATTCTTTGATGGAATGAGCAATAGAGAGAAAAAAAGCATGTATGACCAGATGGTTATGGTAGGAATGACTTTGGCTGTGGGACAGTCATTAAATCAGAGTAATCCAAACTCACAGACTACAGCTCAATTAAGGGAGGCAGGAAAACAAATACTTGAAGCTATTTTAAAAGTGGATGCTGACAGAGTCCGTATAACAGCTCAAGGAATATCTTATTAA
- a CDS encoding ubiquinol-cytochrome C reductase, translated as MKKIIFAFLILASAYNFAAQGTLRTVEKCRVTSRGITKDGKRFANCVSLQSGKTFNFTGLVDQTYYKFSKGTIFKVYFYGKGNRNLTLETFDYIR; from the coding sequence ATGAAAAAAATTATTTTTGCATTTTTAATATTAGCAAGTGCTTACAATTTTGCAGCACAAGGAACTTTACGAACAGTAGAAAAATGTCGTGTGACTTCAAGAGGTATAACAAAAGATGGTAAAAGATTCGCAAACTGTGTTAGCCTTCAGTCAGGAAAAACATTTAATTTTACAGGACTTGTTGACCAGACTTATTACAAATTCTCAAAAGGAACAATATTTAAAGTATATTTTTACGGAAAGGGAAATAGAAATCTAACTTTGGAAACTTTTGACTATATTCGTTAA
- a CDS encoding ABC transporter ATP-binding protein, whose translation MDILEVKNLEVILKKNNKEIIKNISFSIGKNSCVGILGESGSGKSVTCKSILNILNDNFRVNGEIIFNGKNLIDCTEKEMKNIRGKQICMILQNPMTSFDPLFTIQNQMVETFLEHLDISSKEALDLAKESLEKMRMKEIDAVLKKYPHELSGGMLQRVMIAIAIALKPKLIIADEPTTAIDSLNQKDIIEEFKILKNEIAVSILFVTHDLGILSYLADKLIVMQNGKIVESGTTAEIINNHNHEHTNFLIETRRTLMKKFKEVADWTLNEGENKIYE comes from the coding sequence ATGGACATATTAGAAGTAAAAAATTTGGAAGTAATTCTTAAAAAAAATAACAAAGAAATTATAAAAAATATTAGCTTTTCTATAGGAAAAAATAGCTGTGTTGGGATTCTTGGGGAAAGTGGAAGTGGAAAAAGTGTTACATGTAAGTCGATTTTGAATATTTTAAATGATAATTTCAGGGTAAATGGAGAAATTATTTTTAATGGAAAAAATTTAATTGATTGTACAGAAAAAGAAATGAAAAATATTCGTGGAAAACAAATTTGTATGATTTTGCAAAATCCAATGACCTCGTTTGATCCATTATTTACAATTCAAAATCAAATGGTTGAAACTTTTTTGGAACATTTGGATATTTCATCTAAAGAAGCACTGGATTTGGCGAAGGAATCATTAGAAAAAATGAGAATGAAGGAAATTGATGCTGTTTTAAAAAAATATCCGCATGAGTTAAGTGGTGGAATGTTGCAAAGAGTAATGATAGCGATAGCAATTGCATTGAAACCAAAGTTGATAATAGCTGATGAGCCGACAACAGCGATAGATTCTCTCAATCAAAAAGATATTATTGAAGAATTTAAAATATTAAAAAATGAAATAGCTGTGTCAATTCTTTTTGTAACACATGATTTGGGAATTTTGTCATATTTGGCGGATAAATTAATTGTTATGCAAAATGGAAAAATTGTCGAAAGTGGAACGACAGCTGAGATAATAAATAATCACAATCACGAACATACAAATTTTTTGATTGAAACTCGAAGGACCTTGATGAAAAAATTTAAGGAAGTGGCTGATTGGACATTAAATGAAGGTGAGAATAAAATTTATGAATAA
- a CDS encoding TraX family protein encodes MNKKDIFSKGINSFTLHILAMTFMVADHLWNIFFPNQIWLNMLGRLAFPIFAFMLVEGFFRTKNRKKYLIRIFIFATISEIPFNLFASLALRGEIMVFYPYNNVLWTFGIALCGMNLLEKVEKSENLNKIIKFFAKAVISIITAIIAHFARSDYLEYGIITILIFYFFREKNYRNIIFQALLMVFLNIFIMPGLELPFNFFGNEIFIKTQIFTIFSLPIIWLYNGKQGIHNKFTKYMFYFFYPLHLLLIVAIYVSFMIYLISLIGKNYGN; translated from the coding sequence ATGAATAAAAAAGATATATTTTCTAAAGGGATAAATTCTTTTACACTGCATATTCTGGCAATGACATTTATGGTGGCAGATCATCTGTGGAATATATTTTTTCCTAATCAGATATGGTTAAATATGCTTGGAAGACTTGCTTTTCCTATTTTTGCCTTTATGCTCGTGGAAGGATTTTTTAGGACTAAAAACAGAAAAAAATATTTAATACGTATTTTTATTTTTGCGACTATTTCGGAAATTCCGTTCAATCTTTTTGCAAGTCTGGCATTAAGAGGAGAAATAATGGTATTTTATCCATACAACAATGTATTATGGACTTTCGGAATTGCTCTATGCGGAATGAATTTGCTGGAAAAAGTAGAAAAATCAGAAAATCTGAATAAAATAATAAAATTTTTTGCAAAAGCTGTTATAAGTATTATCACTGCTATAATTGCACATTTTGCAAGAAGTGATTATTTGGAATATGGAATTATAACTATTTTGATATTTTATTTTTTCAGGGAAAAAAATTATAGGAATATAATATTTCAGGCTTTATTAATGGTGTTTCTAAACATATTTATTATGCCTGGACTTGAATTACCGTTTAACTTTTTTGGAAATGAGATATTTATAAAAACACAGATATTTACGATATTCTCACTGCCGATAATATGGCTTTATAATGGGAAACAAGGTATTCATAACAAATTTACAAAATATATGTTTTATTTCTTTTATCCATTACACCTTTTACTAATAGTGGCGATTTATGTTTCTTTTATGATATATCTGATTTCTTTGATAGGTAAGAATTATGGAAATTAA
- the opp1B gene encoding nickel/cobalt ABC transporter permease, with amino-acid sequence MKKYIIKRILISIPLIIGITFITFCLINLIPSDPAEVALRVNDITPTEADIHKMRELLGLNRPFFLRYFDWLWKSLHFDFGISYVNTNRKVTDEIARSLPVTLKLAGVSLVMIFGMSIPIGIFCAIKKNSFFDKMTRVIVFLGTAIPDYWLSLILLSIFALKLNIFPISGVNSVSGYILPAFALSMNYISIYVRLIRANMIETLEQDHIYYAKVRGLSKKSIIFRHALKNSIHSSLNALGMSVVKLVAGTFIIENIFVLPGIGRLCVQAVFGRDYPIIQAYVLIMGVLFIVCNLIVDIASCYIDPRMVEKEV; translated from the coding sequence ATGAAAAAATATATAATAAAACGAATCTTAATATCAATTCCTTTAATTATTGGAATTACATTTATTACATTTTGCTTGATAAATTTGATTCCATCAGATCCAGCTGAAGTGGCTTTGCGTGTGAATGACATCACTCCGACAGAGGCTGATATTCATAAGATGCGTGAATTGCTTGGGTTAAATAGACCATTTTTCTTGCGGTATTTTGACTGGCTTTGGAAGAGTCTGCATTTTGATTTTGGGATTTCATATGTAAATACAAATAGGAAGGTTACTGATGAAATTGCTAGAAGTTTGCCTGTAACGTTAAAATTGGCGGGAGTTTCGCTTGTTATGATATTTGGGATGAGTATTCCGATTGGAATATTTTGTGCTATTAAGAAAAATAGCTTTTTTGATAAAATGACGAGAGTAATCGTATTTTTAGGAACTGCAATTCCAGATTACTGGCTATCGCTAATACTTTTATCAATTTTTGCGTTAAAACTTAACATATTCCCAATTAGTGGAGTTAATTCGGTTTCAGGGTATATTTTACCTGCATTTGCACTTAGTATGAATTACATTTCGATATATGTTCGATTAATTCGTGCAAATATGATTGAAACATTGGAGCAGGATCATATCTATTATGCGAAAGTTAGAGGACTTTCAAAAAAGTCAATAATTTTTAGACATGCATTAAAAAATTCCATTCATTCGTCATTAAATGCGCTTGGAATGAGCGTTGTAAAATTAGTTGCAGGAACATTTATAATTGAGAATATTTTTGTGTTGCCGGGAATTGGACGACTTTGTGTACAAGCGGTATTTGGAAGGGATTATCCAATAATACAGGCTTATGTGCTAATTATGGGAGTTTTGTTTATTGTGTGCAATTTAATTGTAGATATTGCAAGTTGCTATATTGACCCAAGAATGGTGGAGAAAGAGGTATAA
- a CDS encoding MliC family protein, with translation MIKMKLLKKSMLVLSVMTLIGGMSFAATAKAGKKSSAKKTVAKKVVNKKSSAKKTATKKVPSESYTCGTEKITVSYPTTKTAKVVTKAGKVYNLNVAVSGSGARYVSKGGDIEFFKGGKDVIYRGANNIEKSCKRR, from the coding sequence ATGATTAAGATGAAATTATTAAAAAAATCTATGTTAGTATTATCTGTAATGACTTTAATTGGAGGAATGAGTTTTGCTGCAACAGCTAAAGCTGGGAAAAAATCGTCTGCTAAAAAAACTGTTGCTAAAAAAGTAGTTAATAAAAAATCGTCTGCCAAAAAAACTGCTACAAAAAAAGTGCCTTCAGAATCATACACTTGCGGTACTGAAAAAATAACAGTTTCTTACCCAACAACAAAAACTGCAAAAGTAGTAACAAAAGCTGGAAAAGTTTATAACTTAAATGTAGCAGTTTCAGGTAGTGGAGCAAGATATGTATCTAAAGGTGGAGATATTGAGTTCTTTAAAGGCGGAAAAGACGTTATTTACAGAGGAGCAAATAATATCGAAAAATCTTGTAAAAGAAGATAG
- the nikA gene encoding nickel ABC transporter substrate-binding protein, translating into MEKMRKSRMKKNRSFKFLVMMIGILMFVMSCGGNVRKNASKDEIVAANFRDIRDLNPHNYAGELYAQNILYEGLVSINKDGSIAPQLAEKWEISKDGKEYTFHLRKNVVFSDGEKFDAKAVKANFDAIMENKDRHGWLESVRLFNGFETPDDYTFKIKLKEPYYPMLIELGSIRPFRFISPKAMKNGKSTKNGVDKYIGTGPYVLKSNKTDEEAIFEVNEKYWGKKPAIKTIRVKVIPEEQTRALALEKGDIDIVFGRDMIDSESFKKFKDKKGFSAIMSEPVATRMMLVNTTKGALKDKNVRKALQHVLNKKEISEGIFEGTETPADSILAKTVPYANIDVPVYDYSLDEAKKLLDAAGWVQGADGKRQKDGKPLVITLNYNADSVSEKAISEYFGQQLAKIGVELKTVGEEEQSYRDRMKKGDFGIVFNISWGIPYDPQSFLGGMRKPVYGDFAAQQGLPEKSKIDESILKGLKTTSESERAELFKYVLTTLQDEAVYIPVTYETNRAIFNDRVKNVKFGTSLYEVPYYSMNLK; encoded by the coding sequence ATGGAAAAGATGAGAAAAAGCAGAATGAAGAAAAACAGGAGTTTCAAATTTCTTGTGATGATGATTGGAATTTTGATGTTTGTGATGTCGTGTGGAGGAAATGTTAGAAAAAATGCTAGTAAAGACGAAATTGTAGCCGCTAATTTTCGTGATATTAGAGATTTGAATCCGCATAACTATGCAGGTGAGCTTTATGCACAGAATATTTTGTATGAGGGACTTGTTTCGATTAATAAAGATGGGAGTATCGCTCCGCAGTTGGCTGAAAAATGGGAAATTTCAAAAGATGGGAAGGAGTATACATTTCATCTTAGAAAAAATGTTGTGTTTTCAGATGGGGAAAAGTTTGATGCAAAGGCTGTAAAAGCGAATTTTGATGCAATTATGGAAAATAAAGATAGACATGGGTGGCTTGAAAGTGTGCGTTTATTTAATGGATTTGAAACACCAGATGATTATACATTTAAAATTAAATTAAAAGAGCCTTATTATCCAATGTTGATTGAGCTTGGTTCGATTCGTCCATTTAGATTTATTTCGCCAAAAGCTATGAAAAATGGTAAAAGTACAAAAAATGGAGTTGACAAGTATATTGGAACTGGACCATATGTTTTAAAATCAAATAAAACTGATGAAGAAGCAATTTTTGAAGTAAATGAGAAATATTGGGGAAAAAAACCAGCAATTAAGACAATTCGTGTAAAAGTTATTCCTGAAGAACAGACAAGGGCATTGGCACTTGAAAAAGGGGATATTGATATTGTGTTCGGGCGTGATATGATTGATAGTGAATCGTTTAAGAAATTTAAAGATAAAAAAGGATTTTCAGCTATAATGTCTGAGCCAGTTGCGACTAGAATGATGCTTGTGAATACTACAAAGGGTGCGTTGAAAGATAAAAATGTGAGAAAAGCGTTGCAACATGTTTTAAATAAGAAAGAAATTTCAGAAGGAATTTTTGAAGGTACAGAAACTCCAGCTGATTCAATTCTTGCGAAAACAGTTCCGTATGCGAATATTGATGTGCCAGTTTACGATTATTCATTAGATGAAGCAAAAAAATTGTTGGATGCTGCAGGCTGGGTTCAAGGTGCTGACGGTAAAAGACAAAAAGATGGAAAACCATTGGTAATTACATTGAATTATAATGCTGATAGTGTTAGTGAAAAAGCAATTTCTGAGTATTTTGGACAGCAGTTGGCTAAAATTGGAGTGGAATTGAAAACAGTTGGGGAAGAAGAGCAATCATATAGAGATAGAATGAAAAAAGGTGATTTTGGTATAGTATTTAATATATCTTGGGGAATTCCGTATGATCCGCAATCATTCCTTGGTGGTATGAGAAAACCTGTTTATGGAGATTTTGCAGCACAGCAAGGATTGCCAGAAAAATCGAAAATTGATGAATCAATTTTAAAAGGATTGAAAACTACAAGTGAGTCTGAGAGAGCGGAATTATTCAAATATGTGTTAACAACTTTACAAGATGAAGCCGTTTACATTCCAGTAACTTACGAGACAAATAGAGCAATTTTCAATGATAGAGTAAAAAATGTTAAATTCGGAACATCATTATACGAAGTTCCTTATTACTCAATGAATTTAAAATAA
- a CDS encoding DNA methyltransferase translates to MKKIIIILTLIFFNLSFSAEQIEKIMCYIPKELKTNSKARLIYEDTEKYKDEEVPADVANPEIVKTLKEKRLVVFQMRCKYDGDMYRYITASDYAVEYLTKQTINKEEGDYYLLELPTNKALAFQDMLFIGDFIDNSISTNDELFQILYMINVQFLEIRQQELEEEGLKVVY, encoded by the coding sequence ATGAAAAAAATTATTATTATACTGACACTTATATTTTTTAATTTAAGTTTTTCTGCAGAACAGATTGAAAAAATTATGTGCTATATTCCTAAAGAGTTAAAAACAAACAGTAAAGCAAGATTAATTTACGAAGATACGGAAAAATATAAAGATGAGGAAGTACCGGCTGACGTAGCAAATCCTGAAATTGTTAAAACATTAAAAGAAAAAAGGCTTGTTGTATTTCAAATGAGGTGTAAATATGATGGCGATATGTACCGTTACATAACAGCTTCAGACTATGCAGTCGAATATCTTACAAAACAGACGATAAATAAAGAAGAAGGAGATTATTATTTACTGGAACTTCCGACAAATAAGGCACTCGCTTTTCAGGATATGTTATTTATTGGAGATTTTATAGATAATTCAATCAGCACAAATGATGAGCTTTTTCAAATTCTCTATATGATAAATGTTCAGTTTCTGGAAATAAGACAGCAGGAACTGGAGGAAGAAGGATTGAAAGTAGTCTATTAA
- a CDS encoding DUF6683 family protein: MKINLKKLFVTAIIGMGVFVSQPAQAFYYDMSDSFNYTNNVINSTRNYLLSSEVISHIEKGDYSSKKKSNSKKTTTKTMGSSATSTTTPKTTKANITFKSDGNTRGLDYFVNNYPSKQRGEARTYLKKMQDSFPQVARSVGIPTNDLSSGLAAAIAGAYMAYNNVSLNDDYMKPMQNQLKTVLQGVDDFDKMSNSDKKYIYDQLVIIGMTLAVNQSQNQQNPNTKVTAQLRNAGKQVLEGLLGVSASKVKITSSGLVY, translated from the coding sequence ATGAAAATAAATTTAAAAAAACTATTTGTTACGGCAATTATCGGAATGGGAGTATTTGTATCGCAGCCTGCACAGGCATTTTATTATGATATGTCAGACAGTTTTAACTATACAAACAATGTGATAAATAGTACAAGAAATTATTTACTTAGTAGTGAAGTAATAAGCCACATTGAAAAAGGAGATTATTCTTCAAAGAAAAAATCAAATTCTAAAAAAACAACTACAAAAACAATGGGAAGTTCAGCAACTTCAACTACAACCCCAAAAACAACAAAAGCAAATATTACTTTTAAATCGGATGGAAATACAAGAGGACTTGATTATTTTGTTAATAACTATCCGTCAAAACAGAGAGGGGAAGCAAGAACATATCTGAAAAAAATGCAGGATTCTTTCCCGCAGGTAGCACGTTCTGTGGGAATACCTACAAATGACCTGTCTTCAGGACTGGCAGCTGCAATAGCAGGAGCATATATGGCATATAACAATGTAAGTCTGAATGATGATTATATGAAACCTATGCAAAATCAGTTAAAAACAGTGCTTCAAGGTGTAGATGACTTTGATAAAATGAGTAACAGTGATAAAAAATATATTTACGATCAATTGGTAATAATAGGAATGACTTTGGCTGTAAATCAATCTCAAAATCAACAAAATCCAAATACAAAAGTTACTGCCCAGTTAAGAAACGCAGGAAAGCAGGTACTTGAAGGACTTCTTGGAGTAAGCGCAAGTAAAGTAAAAATAACATCATCAGGGCTTGTTTATTAA